The following coding sequences lie in one Tichowtungia aerotolerans genomic window:
- a CDS encoding right-handed parallel beta-helix repeat-containing protein: MKILLSLLLSAVLAGTCSAMNTLYIEDFGAVGDGKQDDIAAIVKAIDALKSGDTLEFSAGKIYRLGLRDDSIAQIDLQNMTNVTVNGNGSMMLTTPRQAAIRVKHCENVTVKGFVIEQDPLAFTQGAITKILPEEGVFEMKIMEGYDLLPTDEMRKAAGFPGWEWGAILDQSQRRIRRGVRDHFRSTRIEHLGERLYRVYLQQGFVDDLKQVQVGDIYFQPIQYNVQSRLSRIDGGRYAASIHVTNSGDCLIENITLYSGRSSMTSRVDLNYGRITFRGFKVMFRPGTDRIVTNWRDGMHCKDNRIGPIIEDCYFEGMLDDSINLSQNTIMAAEKLTDRTFRMRKNEGPERWTKYSSSIWLGDEIMVFYPTTGEYAGPLRVITVDPNAPDTITFDQPVKNVVLASGQTGGAADKHTTHFYNMNMCNAGFIVRNNRFLPQRRHAVLTRSIDGVIENNVIDGVGGHGIEIQNEYGHFYEGPFPQNILIRNNTIRNTYNSPIRVCTQSGQAGVQVVRNIRMEGNIITSDEPAIELENVSDVMIENNRFYALDGNVMRNPVHMENSIDVKIK, translated from the coding sequence ATGAAAATTTTACTGAGTTTGCTGCTGTCTGCTGTTCTTGCGGGGACATGTTCTGCAATGAACACTTTGTATATTGAAGATTTCGGCGCCGTGGGTGATGGGAAGCAGGATGATATCGCAGCGATTGTTAAAGCAATCGATGCGCTGAAAAGCGGCGATACACTGGAGTTTTCTGCCGGAAAGATCTATCGGCTCGGCCTGCGGGACGACAGTATTGCACAGATTGACCTGCAGAACATGACCAATGTGACTGTCAACGGAAACGGATCCATGATGCTGACGACTCCGCGGCAGGCGGCAATCCGGGTGAAGCATTGTGAAAATGTGACCGTGAAAGGATTTGTGATTGAGCAGGACCCGCTGGCTTTTACTCAGGGAGCCATTACAAAGATTCTTCCCGAAGAGGGGGTTTTTGAAATGAAGATCATGGAAGGATACGACCTCCTTCCAACGGACGAAATGCGTAAGGCGGCAGGTTTTCCCGGCTGGGAGTGGGGAGCAATCCTTGATCAAAGCCAGCGTCGGATTCGACGCGGTGTTCGAGACCATTTCAGATCAACCCGCATTGAGCACTTAGGAGAGAGACTTTATCGGGTTTATTTGCAGCAGGGATTTGTTGACGATTTGAAACAGGTGCAAGTCGGCGACATTTACTTTCAGCCGATTCAATATAACGTGCAGAGCCGCCTGTCCAGAATTGACGGAGGTCGCTACGCCGCCAGTATCCATGTGACCAATAGCGGGGATTGCCTGATTGAAAATATTACGCTGTACAGCGGACGCAGCTCGATGACCAGCCGGGTGGATCTCAATTATGGACGGATCACGTTCCGCGGATTCAAGGTGATGTTCCGCCCGGGAACCGACCGGATTGTTACCAACTGGCGCGACGGGATGCACTGCAAGGACAACCGCATCGGGCCGATCATTGAGGACTGCTATTTCGAGGGAATGCTTGATGACAGCATCAACCTCAGCCAGAACACAATTATGGCAGCAGAGAAACTGACGGATAGGACTTTCCGGATGCGGAAAAACGAAGGACCGGAACGTTGGACGAAATATTCATCCAGCATCTGGTTGGGTGATGAAATTATGGTGTTTTATCCGACGACAGGAGAGTATGCAGGTCCCTTGAGGGTGATTACTGTGGACCCGAATGCGCCCGACACCATTACATTTGATCAGCCGGTGAAAAACGTGGTTCTGGCTTCCGGGCAGACTGGGGGAGCGGCAGATAAACACACGACACATTTTTACAACATGAATATGTGTAATGCCGGATTCATCGTGCGTAACAACAGGTTTCTGCCGCAGCGCCGTCATGCCGTTCTGACCCGCAGTATCGACGGGGTGATCGAAAATAATGTTATCGACGGCGTCGGGGGACACGGCATTGAAATCCAGAATGAATACGGCCATTTCTACGAAGGTCCGTTTCCGCAGAATATCCTTATTCGCAACAACACGATCCGGAATACGTATAACTCACCGATTCGGGTTTGCACGCAGTCCGGACAGGCAGGCGTCCAGGTTGTTCGCAATATACGTATGGAAGGAAATATCATTACTTCGGATGAACCGGCGATTGAACTGGAGAACGTGTCAGACGTGATGATTGAAAACAACCGGTTTTACGCTTTGGACGGAAACGTGATGAGAAATCCGGTCCATATGGAAAACTCGATCGACGTTAAAATAAAGTAA
- a CDS encoding nucleoside hydrolase, translated as MILDTDIDMDVDDVGALALCHSLVNRGEMELLGVICDSASSSAPACVHVINASRGRPDIPVGSIYSASLAKRLDYETLRQVIPQRGNDFYNQAIAQMNPEAAAQPVWNSTKLYRKLLSEAEDQSVVICSIGFLTALSDLLVSAPDEWSELDGRSLVERKVKKLLTMAEAYPTNGYEVCNWVIDLEAATHVLKEWPTELVISPLGINVWTGGTLSDVCPENDPVRRAYEIYKRGPNLPQQSWDLISVYYCVRGCDDLFREHAEGHCYLNPLNGHYQWGEANHHVKEHILLEQITEDCRVEDRIEGLLKPNAVQRELSVEIC; from the coding sequence ATGATTTTGGATACAGATATTGATATGGATGTCGATGATGTCGGAGCGTTGGCGTTGTGTCATTCGTTAGTGAATCGTGGAGAAATGGAACTGCTCGGAGTGATCTGTGACAGTGCATCCTCCTCTGCACCGGCTTGTGTGCACGTCATCAATGCGAGCCGGGGGCGTCCGGATATCCCGGTCGGAAGCATTTATTCCGCAAGTCTGGCGAAACGGCTGGACTATGAAACGCTGCGGCAGGTCATTCCACAGCGCGGCAATGATTTTTATAATCAGGCAATCGCACAAATGAATCCTGAAGCGGCTGCGCAGCCGGTCTGGAACAGCACCAAGCTGTATCGGAAGTTATTGAGTGAGGCCGAAGACCAATCCGTTGTGATCTGCAGTATTGGTTTTTTGACGGCGCTTTCGGATCTGCTGGTTTCTGCTCCGGATGAATGGAGTGAGCTGGATGGTCGGTCGCTGGTTGAGCGTAAAGTTAAAAAACTGCTGACCATGGCTGAAGCATATCCGACCAACGGGTATGAGGTCTGTAACTGGGTGATTGATCTGGAAGCGGCAACGCATGTGCTGAAGGAGTGGCCGACCGAGCTGGTTATCAGTCCGCTGGGAATCAATGTTTGGACCGGCGGCACGTTGTCCGATGTATGCCCAGAAAATGACCCGGTTCGGCGGGCGTATGAAATTTACAAGCGCGGGCCGAATTTGCCGCAGCAGAGCTGGGATTTGATTTCCGTGTATTACTGCGTCCGCGGGTGCGATGATTTGTTCCGTGAGCATGCCGAAGGGCATTGCTATCTGAATCCGCTTAACGGCCATTACCAGTGGGGTGAAGCCAATCACCACGTTAAGGAACACATTTTACTGGAACAGATTACAGAGGATTGTCGGGTTGAAGATCGGATTGAGGGTCTGCTGAAACCGAATGCTGTTCAGCGTGAATTATCGGTGGAAATTTGCTAA
- a CDS encoding sulfatase family protein translates to MKRRDFLGTTVAGSAGTVAAGSLRGAFKNRPNIIYVVVHDLGRYFSPYGVPIDTPNLQAFAEGGITLDNACCGAPPCSPSRACAMSGKYSHSNGMTGLHGHEWSLTTECKTIVDYLNQAGYETAWAGFQHERHDPADNHYQRNLNLIHQEEGKPDVFVENAVDAAIEYLKTGRDRSRPFYLNIATQDVHGSLWIPGGYYTKKFDRPHTVYGIDDPSKVYIPAQCPDNEQTRQSFARFVPCIRHMDSQFGRLVDAVDRLGLRENTLFIFTTDHGILGSRAKGTVYERGTEIGTIMQMPGVIKAGDRMKELVNNIDFLPTFLEAAGVRCSPKPEVQGRSFWARLCGKKYIPSEAIFTERNWHENYDPVRTVRTKRYHYLLNLHPGAKRHLLPEEILNHTNPVVRRSWPNRYVWCGDFDRPDSSYFRFFEPRPREELYDLENDPEEFVNLADDPAYQKIKEELAAKCKRWMAETNDPVLAGPIPLPPGSHLKEILNQRMARSESMSQGELDLLRD, encoded by the coding sequence ATGAAACGACGTGATTTTTTAGGGACAACCGTTGCTGGTTCCGCTGGAACGGTGGCGGCCGGCAGCCTTCGAGGTGCATTTAAAAATAGGCCTAATATTATTTATGTGGTGGTGCATGATCTCGGGCGCTACTTCAGTCCGTATGGAGTTCCGATCGATACGCCCAACCTGCAGGCATTTGCGGAGGGCGGCATTACGCTGGACAACGCCTGCTGTGGTGCGCCGCCATGCAGTCCGTCGCGGGCCTGTGCCATGAGCGGTAAGTATTCTCACTCCAATGGAATGACCGGGTTGCATGGTCATGAGTGGTCTTTGACCACGGAGTGCAAGACCATCGTGGATTATTTGAATCAGGCCGGGTACGAAACCGCCTGGGCCGGTTTTCAGCATGAACGGCATGATCCTGCGGATAATCATTATCAGAGGAATCTCAATCTGATTCATCAGGAAGAAGGAAAGCCGGATGTATTTGTAGAGAATGCAGTGGATGCAGCCATCGAATATCTGAAGACCGGACGGGATCGAAGTCGTCCATTCTATCTGAATATTGCGACGCAGGATGTGCATGGAAGTTTGTGGATTCCGGGGGGCTATTACACTAAAAAATTTGATCGTCCACACACTGTGTACGGCATTGATGACCCGTCGAAGGTTTACATACCCGCCCAATGTCCGGATAACGAACAGACCCGACAGAGCTTTGCCCGTTTCGTTCCGTGCATCCGCCACATGGATTCGCAATTTGGCCGTCTGGTTGATGCCGTAGATCGCTTGGGGTTGCGCGAAAATACTTTGTTTATTTTCACCACTGATCACGGAATTCTGGGCAGTCGTGCAAAGGGGACGGTCTACGAACGAGGAACGGAAATCGGGACAATCATGCAGATGCCCGGTGTTATCAAAGCGGGCGACCGCATGAAGGAACTGGTCAATAATATCGATTTTCTGCCGACATTTTTAGAGGCCGCCGGTGTTCGTTGTTCGCCGAAGCCGGAGGTGCAGGGACGATCTTTCTGGGCGCGTTTGTGCGGAAAGAAATATATTCCAAGCGAAGCCATTTTCACTGAGCGGAATTGGCATGAAAACTACGACCCTGTTCGTACGGTGCGGACAAAGAGATACCATTACCTGCTTAATCTGCATCCCGGGGCAAAACGCCATTTGCTCCCCGAAGAAATTCTGAATCATACAAACCCGGTGGTGCGGCGTTCCTGGCCGAACCGGTATGTATGGTGCGGAGATTTTGACAGGCCGGATAGTTCATATTTCCGCTTTTTTGAGCCGCGCCCGAGAGAAGAACTTTACGACTTGGAAAATGACCCGGAGGAATTCGTGAACCTTGCCGATGATCCGGCATATCAGAAAATTAAAGAAGAGCTGGCTGCGAAATGTAAGCGGTGGATGGCAGAAACGAACGATCCTGTATTGGCAGGTCCTATTCCGCTTCCGCCGGGCAGCCACCTTAAGGAGATTTTGAATCAACGCATGGCCCGTTCAGAATCCATGAGCCAGGGAGAGCTTGATCTGCTCCGCGATTAA